Proteins co-encoded in one Malus sylvestris chromosome 9, drMalSylv7.2, whole genome shotgun sequence genomic window:
- the LOC126582585 gene encoding protein GLUTAMINE DUMPER 6-like, translated as MSPATTSAISATTKVHNLWRSPLPYLFGSLGLMLLLISVALVILACSYRKPSSGEDDEEKPAKPMSAVLDDERRIAIVIMAGDDKPTHLATEVITPTTHHCTCSSETDQKV; from the coding sequence atgagtcCTGCAACCACAAGCGCCATATCAGCAACCACCAAAGTCCACAACCTATGGAGGTCCCCGCTGCCGTACCTCTTCGGCAGCTTAGGTTTAATGCTGCTACTCATTTCTGTTGCATTGGTCATCCTCGCGTGTTCATACCGCAAACCCTCTTCgggtgaagatgatgaagagAAGCCAGCAAAGCCCATGAGCGCAGTTCTTGACGATGAGAGAAGGATTGCAATTGTCATAATGGCCGGCGATGACAAGCCGACGCATTTAGCTACAGAGGTGATCACTCCAACAACTCACCACTGTACTTGCTCCTCTGAGACCGATCAGAAAGTTTAA